A region from the Salvia splendens isolate huo1 chromosome 15, SspV2, whole genome shotgun sequence genome encodes:
- the LOC121768358 gene encoding psbP domain-containing protein 2, chloroplastic-like codes for MMALSLQESAYPLKFHLLTIYLQKAMDFHGVCIPSSNHHYSPSLLLPHLSPFSSSRKPSPHLPPLSISCSSNVKWRECLPSTVGRRVITISFLGFGVSRLLSLSEAMAEPALELYRYTDPKEGFTLLVPSSYVKVDKAGATVLFEDANKKANNVGAVVAPTRISSLGEFGTPQFVVDKLIQAERRKESTKEAEVISVSERSGESGAQVYEFEYKLDSTRGGMKRVFSAAVVASKRLYLLNITHSDSAESPLDTDTRNVLEQVLHSFDVVPSS; via the exons ATGATGGCGCTGAGCTTACAAGAATCAGCATATCCATTAAAATTCCATCTTCTTACCATTTATTTGCAGAAGGCAATGGATTTCCATGGAGTTTGTATTCCCTCTTCAAATCACCATTATTCCCCTTCCCTCCTTCTTCCACATCTTAGCCCATTTTCCTCATCAAGAAAACCATCACCACATCTTCCTCCTCTCTCAATCTCTTGTTCTAGCAATGTTAAATGGAGGGAATGTCTGCCATCTACTGTGGGGCGGAGAGTGATTACCATCTCATTTCTAGGATTTGGGGTTTCAAGATTGTTGTCCTTGTCTGAAGCCATGGCTGAGCCCGCCTTGGAGCTCTATAGATACACTGATCCCAAAGAGGGCTTCACTCTCCTTGTACCCTCTTCCTATGTCAAG GTTGATAAAGCAGGGGCAACTGTTTTGTTCGAGGATGCAAACAAGAAGGCTAACAATGTAGGTGCGGTGGTGGCTCCAACTCGAATTTCTAGTCTTGGTGAATTTGGGACCCCTCAGTTTGTGGTGGATAAGCTTATCCAGGCTGAGAGGAGAAAG GAAAGTACTAAGGAAGCTGAAGTGATTTCTGTGTCGGAAAGATCGGGCGAAAGTGGGGCTCAAGTGTATGAGTTTGAATATAAGTTGGATAGCACCAGAGGGGGCATGAAGAGGGTCTTTTCTGCTGCAGTGGTGGCATCTAAGCGACTCTACCTTTTGAATATCACTCATTCTGATAGCGCAGAAAGCCCTTTGGATACGGATACAAGAAACGTACTCGAACAAGTTCTGCATTCATTTGATGTCGTTCCTTCGTCATAA
- the LOC121768357 gene encoding lipase-like PAD4 yields the protein MEPETSQFESSEMLATYLASTPLLEDSWRLCSRANAEAPQSFLVHCAGKVGYLAFSGVQLVDCTEESCRKLVEVEVYAKGLFGGFCAGGDADREPIMVHGGLLQLFMMFLNTQNFLSKIDELLLKGCKSIVCTGHSLGGALASLSALWLLSTVQTNSPSIQVLCITFGSPMLGNESFSQAILQERWCGNFCHVVGQHDIVPRMLFAPATPIMKELVILFHFWQLSMASPCLGQLASQLSYEDIVEVFRLVLTCAEKRCGEAKDQEGSVFWPFGGYLFCTDNGAVCLDNRVAIVKLLYLTMSKGSAVSYIEDHLKYESYVGRICLHYLRRRSLTDVSFSESSSEAGIAFALRSSGIEFQEAIYGTAKNCLAMARHIGCRRNINNAKMAVSLAKVNPLRAQIEWYKKFCDQSDDQMGYYDAFKHRNTRRGSKVNMNRLKLEIFWDDVINQLETNQLTHDFHKLLKYVNAAHTYTLLVEPLDIAEYYRTCMHKSNGHYIEHGRKKRFKIFDKWWRDRKVGDEESNPRSRFASLTQDSCFWAQVEEARECVLHLTGERDSGRQSVSLDKIVKFEQYAQDMIARKEVSVDVFAKNSSYSMFKEEWEVLKSQLQLLPPRFPVSQESTVQDMCIETENTYIVRLS from the exons ATGGAACCCGAAACTTCGCA ATTCGAGTCCAGCGAGATGCTGGCGACGTATCTGGCGTCCACGCCTCTGCTCGAGGACTCGTGGCGCCTCTGCAGCCGCGCCAACGCTGAGGCGCCGCAGAGCTTCCTCGTCCACTGCGCCGGCAAGGTCGGATACCTGGCGTTTTCCGGCGTGCAGCTGGTGGATTGCACGGAGGAATCGTGCAGGAAGCTGGTGGAGGTCGAGGTTTACGCTAAGGGACTGTTTGGTGGATTTTGCGCTGGCGGAGATGCCGATCGGGAGCCGATTATGGTGCATGGTGGCCTTCTCCAGCTCTTCATGATGTTTTTGAACACTCAGAATTTCCTTAGCAAG ATTGATGAACTACTACTGAAAGGATGCAAATCAATTGTTTGCACTGGTCATTCACTAGGAGGAGCCCTTGCATCCCTTTCAGCCCTTTGGCTCCTCTCCACTGTTCAGACAAACTCACCTTCCATTCAAGTGTTGTGCATCACATTTGGTTCACCGATGCTCGGAAACGAATCATTCTCTCAAGCAATCCTCCAAGAGCGATGGTGTGGCAACTTCTGCCACGTTGTGGGCCAGCATGACATCGTACCACGAATGCTCTTTGCTCCAGCGACTCCGATCATGAAGGAGCTCGTCATTCTGTTCCATTTCTGGCAGTTATCAATGGCTTCGCCGTGTCTTGGGCAGCTTGCGTCCCAGTTGTCCTATGAGGACATAGTTGAGGTGTTCAGGTTGGTGCTGACTTGTGCTGAGAAGAGATGTGGAGAAGCCAAAGACCAAGAAGGAAGCGTGTTCTGGCCGTTTGGAGGCTACTTGTTCTGTACTGATAATGGCGCGGTTTGCTTGGATAACAGAGTAGCTATTGTCAAGTTGCTATACTTGACGATGTCGAAGGGCTCTGCTGTGTCCTATATAGAGGATCATCTCAAATACGAGAGCTACGTTGGACGAATTTGTCTGCACTATCTACGGAGAAGGAGCTTGACAGATGTCTCATTTTCTGAGTCGAGCAGTGAAGCTGGGATTGCATTTGCGTTGCGTTCATCAGGAATTGAGTTTCAG GAAGCGATCTATGGTACTGCCAAGAACTGCCTAGCTATGGCGCGACATATTGGATGCAGGCGCAACATCAACAATGCTAAGATGGCTGTTTCATTGGCCAAAGTCAATCCTCTGAGGGCTCAGATAGAGTGGTACAAGAAATTTTGTGACCAGTCTGATGATCAGATGGGTTATTACGACGCTTTTAAGCACAGAAACACAAGGAGAGGGTCGAAAGTGAACATGAACCGTCTTAAGCTTGAAATTTTTTGGGATGATGTGATCAATCAGTTGGAGACAAATCAACTCACTCATGATTTTCACAAGCTGTTAAAGTATGTCAACGCAGCTCATACCTATACACTCCTTGTTGAACCTCTGGATATTGCGGAGTATTATAGAACATGTATGCACAAGAGCAACGGCCACTACATTGAACACGGCAGGAAGAAGAGATTCAAGATTTTCGATAAGTGGTGGAGGGACAGAAAAGTTGGAGATGAGGAAAGCAACCCGAGAAGCAGGTTCGCTAGTTTGACTCAAGACTCGTGCTTCTGGGCCCAGGTAGAGGAAGCAAGAGAGTGCGTGCTCCACCTCACCGGTGAGAGGGATTCAGGGAGGCAGTCGGTTTCGTTGGACAAGATTGTGAAGTTCGAACAATATGCACAAGACATGATTGCAAGGAAGGAGGTGTCTGTAGATGTCTTTGCAAAGAACTCAAGCTACAGCATGTTTAAAGAGGAATGGGAAGTGCTGAAATCTCAGCTGCAACTGCTGCCTCCTCGGTTTCCTGTTTCTCAAGAATCAACAGTGCAGGATATGTGCATCGAAACTGAGAATACTTATATTGTGAGGCTCTCATGA